GATTGGTGTCGGCGACGATCACGGCCGGCCGCGGCTCCTGGCTCTGCGGAGCGCAGCGTCGCTCAGCGGACGCAGAGCCAGTCTGCTCCTGAGTCGGTCAGCCTCCTTGAGCCAGGCGATCGGATCCACCGACGGAAGTTCGACGGCGCGCTCCAGACAGGTGAGCACTTCGCTGTTCAAGCTCCGACGGTGGCTGAGGGCTTGCTTCCTCAGCCGGCGCAGGAGCCGATCCGGGATTCCCTTGATGGTCAAACTGGGCATCCTTGGCATCCCCCCATGGTTCCGTTTTGGAACCATGAAGGAATCATAGCGGCGAGTCCGGGCGCGGGCAATACCATGCGATGCCCGCTCGGTTCGTTTCAGGACTCTCCTCCCATAGTGGCGGCCCGCCACGCGGCTCTGCCGATCGGCCGAGGGTTCCTGTCAGCCAGGCCCCCCGTCGCTTGTCTTGCTCCAGACCCGCACGGAGCACATTGCATGCCCGTGAAGAGCCGCGATGCGATAGGATGGCCGCTGATCGGAGTCCGTCCGGGC
This window of the Candidatus Eisenbacteria bacterium genome carries:
- a CDS encoding Arc family DNA-binding protein; translated protein: MPSLTIKGIPDRLLRRLRKQALSHRRSLNSEVLTCLERAVELPSVDPIAWLKEADRLRSRLALRPLSDAALRRARSRGRP